The genomic window TATGAAGCATCAAATCAAAATCGATgataaaatagcaaaaatcagCAAAAACAAAAATACCAAATAGCAAGCCTCTAAAATTAAACCAGTAAAAAAAACAAGAATCCCAAATTGGCTTGCATCAAAAGAGAGAAGTAAAAAAAACACACTAAAAAAGAAGAGAATCAAAAGAGAAGAAACCCACACCCATTTCAAGTTTTGCGGGTTGGAGAACTCAAGCCAGTTCGATGATCCGAGTGGTCAAGAGTCATGGTTGGTCGAAGAAAAACTGTGGCCGAAATATGGTGGTGATCAGGCGGTGGACGACAAAGATTTGTTGAAGCCTTGTTCGAAGCTTTAAGGTTTTAATCTTGGAGTTTTGAAGGCCTATTGGAAAATCTGAAGTGAGATTTGAAAAAAGGCAAAGAAGAGCCATTAGGTGATGACAATTGGCCAGAGAAGGCCATAAACGACGGCGATTagagttaagaaaaaaaaaagagaaagaagagaagagaaaaaagggACAGAGATTCAACAGATAGTAGTGAACTGAGTGGTGGCTCTACCTTGGAGGAACAAAACAACCGTAGCCAAGGTAtgtccatttcttcttcttcttcttctcctctccttttttttttctcttttctgctGCCCAGCTAGGGCTATGGGGTTGTTTAAATGACAGCTAACCCTCCATTAAATGTCATATCACTTTTTCGCTACGTCTGTAATGAAAAATggttaaaatgactattttgttatttttcgaaagttgagtgactgaattgaaaccAAAGTAACTGTTTTATCAGCTACATCAAAATTAAATGACTGtcggtgtaatttaccctttatattatttaggtaaaaacCCCTAACCAACTGAGCAAatagtaaaatattattatttctacCACACTTTCATTGTATCATTTTAAATTGTTAATCAAATATtactcaattaaaataaaatattaaatgcaCAAAAAACTATTAACAAACTATTACTCAATTGAATTTTCAAAAAGAatattattcaattaaaataaatcacaaaaaactattaattaaatattattcaattgaaataaattaaaatatattgaagttatgcaaataaaaaattgttattaaTATATTCAATTGGAACGTGcataaaattagtttaattattttaataaatagtgATAACTATATCTATTAGTTATGGTCAAGAACACTAGTGGTACACATGTAAGAAAACAATTTGGATAAGTTCACACTTATTCTAATAATTTGGATACATttgtaattttaaagaaaaatagctattaaatatattttttatatatctgcatttctttttatttcctgTTATTCTCacatctaaattttaaaaactacagtaatagataaaataatttctcattttaaaataccaaaatgtaTAATCATCTCGAATCCTCCCTTAAATGAGTACGAAAACTCTATACATATAAAAGGCACACTAATGTGTGtataatcatttttaaatatattttaatctatgcattcaaaacattttttatataatataatcatcttaaatccattcatataaataattatattttaataattcaattacgATGAAGGATGATTAAATTCATCACGCAAAAAAATTATCAAACCCTATAAAGTTACTTTATTACACATATAAAGCTTTattgattgagaaaaaaaatgaaggtgGATGGTAGTAATGCGCCTAAAAAGACAAAGCGTCATAAAAACTTTTATGTAATGGTATCCGGAAAACACtgaatataaaaatcaaaatgaaatggAATATATACAGGCATTAAAAACACGCACACAATCTGCACCAAGACCAAACAAGGCAAACGTAGAAGGCGTCTGGTAAAAAATTGTGGAAGAAATCACCTCACATACAGTTGTGTTCGGTAATGGTGATGACCCATGAGTTTTAAGTTCTAAATCATGAATCCAAGTCCTGCCTGCTTGCTAAGCGCAACTCGTGCAGTTCGTTGAGTAGCAATTCCTCCCCCGTCTGTCCGCCTAATATCATGACCCTAGTCCCTCCAACCACACACGTACCATGACCCCAAGCAAATTTCGGTGGTTGCCCAGGAACATTCAGTGTCCTCCATGGTGGTTTCTCCTCTGAAGGATCAAGAAGGAAGAGCTGAGAAGGAGAGTGCAACCCAGCGACTGAACCACCAAATATAATTATCCTCCCACAAGGCATGCTTACTGCAACGTGATCAAGTCGAGGAGGAGGTATGATGGCATTTTGGTTACCGATGCTGGTGAAGGCACTACAGTCTAGTTGCCTCCACTGTGGttcttcatcctccaaatcaATAGTGTAGGCCTCACCTGATCGCAGTTGCAAGTTCCCACTCTTTGCCAACCCTCCGAACATAAGAATTTTAGTTCGACTGTAAACCGAAAGTGAATGGCCTAACCTAGAAGGAGGTGTCCATGACGATGGAATCTCTTTCCATGTTGGTTTTTCAGAAGTGAGATCCAGAAGGTATGTGTCACTTAGAAGCACTCCAGCATCCGTACACCCACCAGAAACAACCAACTTAGAACCATCGACCGTACACGAGCTATGCCAAGATCTGGGGAGAGGGGGGGTTCCACCAGATACTTCTCTCCATGAAGGTTGCTTGGCATCCAAGTCAAGAACAAAAACATCATTGAGCAACCCTTGCCTTCCACATCCTCCGAATACCACCAACCATGAACCATTCAGGCACGAGAGAGTGTGGCCCCAGCGCCCAGGAGGAGATGATTCCACACTCACCAGTTGCCACTCCGGATTTGCAGCTTCAAGATTGAGAACAAATGTGTCGTTCATTGGCTGCATGTCGACTCCCTCCCCTCCAAAAAGCACAAGACGGTTCCCTGCGGCACAAGCACTGAAGTTGCAACGAGAAGGCTCTACTGCTCCTCCAACAGTCAGTTTCCTCCAACAAACAGCCTCGAGAGTGGTCAGTTCTCGGGCAAGACGTCCCCACCCCAACTTCCTAGTCATCATATCCAGTGTACCAGTGACTTCCTTTCCCCAGGCATTCTGACATACCATCTTCCTCACATGCTCATTTTTAGTTAGTTGACGTATCCTTCTGCACACAGATCCAATAGAAGCAACATCCCTTGGTGTCAATCGTGATAAAATGTTATAAGCCAAGACTTCATCAGAGAGTTGGAGTATCCCACATATTTCTTGATGATGATTAAACAGTGGATTTCCACTCAAATAAGAGCATTTAGATGACTGATCCAACTGCTGCTTACAAGTCTCTTTGAAAACCGGATATGAAACTTGGTTCAGATCCAGTTTTGCTTCGGAATAAACTTGAATACCGATAACATGTGTAACAATTCCATCATCATCACGTATAGGTGCAAGTTTTAACCTGTTCACCAATGGAGTGCCATCCTTCCTGAAATTCAGAAGCTCCCCTTCAAATTCAATTCCTTCCTCAAGACATCTTCTTATCTCGGAAACAACAAAAGGATCAACCAAAGGGTGCCGTCTTTGAGCACGTCTGTCTCTATACTGTAAGAAACgactaaaacaaaacaaaagaataaaatccAACAAAGGGTCAATTTATATATTCTGAAATAGGAGCTTTCTAAGAGATGAGAAAAACAACACACAATAAGGAAACATAAATGGAGTATGCTTTAGGGCATATAGAACAAATCAACAATATTAAACGAATCGGCTAATATTCATGACCATTGAAGAATAGACAATTATTGCAATTTTatcaaaatgataatttaatggagCAATAAAACTTGCTAAAAATAGCTTCAGTTTCTATATATGATCTATTAGAGTTTAATTAGATCAAATACTCCAATTCAGTTGACGCCTATGTATCCCGAGAGTATCTCAAGTTCTCTATATTTTTACATAACTCATACTCATAAAATGTAGGatgcttttaaaaaaatgaaacatgCATTATCAATGCCATTATATAGTGATGAATAAGAACTAGTTTTATGTTAATTTGCTAAAATTTTAGCTTCATACCATCAAATGAGTAGAATTACTCTAACAGATAAACAGTCACTGTCTACATATTCTGATCAAGTTTGGATATTGAAACTTAGAGTAACAAATTAAAAATCCATAAATAATAAACTTTCATTTAAATTCACTCCAAAAACAGATCCGTGAACTTTATGTTTAAACCCaaaaaaagagataaaatttacttgagataaaaaaaaaaaagaagaaagaaattaaaagtatctTACCAGTTGCGACCAAGGACTTCGT from Gossypium hirsutum isolate 1008001.06 chromosome D12, Gossypium_hirsutum_v2.1, whole genome shotgun sequence includes these protein-coding regions:
- the LOC107946295 gene encoding adagio protein 3; its protein translation is MSKGEEVTPSSGKRQRFSKDEDHKLERREEEGDDEDEGKSELPLKPGLLYYPTIPTSFVVSDALEPDFPVIYVNKVFEVFTGYRADEVLGRNCRFLQYRDRRAQRRHPLVDPFVVSEIRRCLEEGIEFEGELLNFRKDGTPLVNRLKLAPIRDDDGIVTHVIGIQVYSEAKLDLNQVSYPVFKETCKQQLDQSSKCSYLSGNPLFNHHQEICGILQLSDEVLAYNILSRLTPRDVASIGSVCRRIRQLTKNEHVRKMVCQNAWGKEVTGTLDMMTRKLGWGRLARELTTLEAVCWRKLTVGGAVEPSRCNFSACAAGNRLVLFGGEGVDMQPMNDTFVLNLEAANPEWQLVSVESSPPGRWGHTLSCLNGSWLVVFGGCGRQGLLNDVFVLDLDAKQPSWREVSGGTPPLPRSWHSSCTVDGSKLVVSGGCTDAGVLLSDTYLLDLTSEKPTWKEIPSSWTPPSRLGHSLSVYSRTKILMFGGLAKSGNLQLRSGEAYTIDLEDEEPQWRQLDCSAFTSIGNQNAIIPPPRLDHVAVSMPCGRIIIFGGSVAGLHSPSQLFLLDPSEEKPPWRTLNVPGQPPKFAWGHGTCVVGGTRVMILGGQTGEELLLNELHELRLASRQDLDS